From the genome of Xiphophorus couchianus chromosome 6, X_couchianus-1.0, whole genome shotgun sequence, one region includes:
- the LOC114146509 gene encoding von Willebrand factor C domain-containing protein 2-like, producing the protein MAQVCMERLSMQQRTALWALLLCTQAALGFSLTGQQTTCEANGSVYYVGEWYFLDSDHCTQCECTSEGSVCARTECTSLPAACIHVSHYPTDCCPRCEKIGCEYRGVVYELGENFQPSECEQCTCDSDGIARCLVADCAPPPCVNPVYQPGKCCPECKEGPNCYTDASRSQVIPAGEPVWVDSCTKCRCHDGQDAGYWEGNRLATCSRIKNCTPQQPPTPIQ; encoded by the exons ATGGCACAGGTTTGCATGGAGCGGCTCTCCATGCAGCAGCGCACGGCGCTCTGGGCTCTTCTGCTCTGCACACAGGCCGCTTTGGGCTTCTCGCTCACAGGACAACAGACAACCTGCGAGGCCAACGGCAGCGTTTACTACGTGGGAGAGTGGTATTTCCTGGACTCCGATCACTGCACCCAGTGCGAGTGCACCAGTGAGGGCTCCGTGTGCGCCCGCACCGAATGCACGTCCCTCCCGGCCGCCTGCATCCATGTGAGCCACTACCCCACCGACTGCTGTCCCAGGTGCGAGAAGATCGGCTGTGAGTACCGGGGGGTGGTGTACGAGCTCGGAGAAAATTTCCAG CCATCTGAATGTGAGCAGTGCACCTGTGACAGTGATGGCATCGCCCGCTGTCTCGTGGCAGACTGTGCCCCTCCACCCTGTGTCAATCCTGTGTACCAGCCTGGGAAATGCTGCCCGGAATGCAAGGAGG GTCCCAACTGTTATACTGATGCATCCCGCAGCCAAGtgatacctgcaggagagcCTGTGTGGGTGGATTCCTGCACCAAGTGTCGCTGTCATGACGGCCAGGACGCCGGCTACTGGGAGGGAAATCGCCTTGCCACTTGTTCCCGCATCAAAAACTGCACACCTCAGCAGCCGCCCACCCCTATTCAGTGA